CTGGGATGCCCTCGGCGCTCATTATGTTGTGACGGCTGAGCAGAGCACCCACTCCAATCACCCGCTGATGCCGGGCCGGAAAATCGTCCAGCATCTGATGGCTGGCGGGTCCGTGGACCTGATCGCCATGACTGTGGCGTGCGAAGCTGGCGACCTGCTCGCCCTCCAGAATGTCCTGCGCGGAACGCAGTCGATGGACAGCCTCGCTTCCCACATCACCACGCTGGCGACGTACCGCACGCTGGACGAGTTTCTCCGCGACGAGTCGTAATGCCGGGCGGTGGAACGGTTGCCCCGCGACTGTGCGGCTTCGTGCCAGTCCTGACCTTCCGCTTTCCGCTGGACGAGCTGCTGACACCCTACGTCGAGCGGCTGTGCAGCCACGCGCTGATCAGCGTGCCGGAACTCCAGCAGCGCGGTGGTCAGATGCTCCCGGCTGTTCCGCTGCTGATCGACAGCGGCGGCTTCGCGGCCCTGCTGCCCGGCGCGGTCATTGAGGAGCTGGACGGGTTGGGCGTGCTGGTGCTGCCGGACGGGCGGCGCATCTCGCCTCAGCAGGTTCAGGCGGCTCAGGAGACGTATGGCAGCATCGGCTTTACGCTGGACTTTCCCGGCCCACCAGATATTCCCGGCCGCGCTGCACGTGCCTGGCTGTCGCTGGCGAATGCTCGGTGGGCACTTCAGCAGCCGCGCAGCTTCGAGCTGTACGCGAGTGTGCAGCCCGGCCAGTCGCTCGGACCCTACCTGGAGTTGCAGCCGGACGGGATTGCCCTGGGGGGCCTCGCGCCGTGCTCCCGCGACCGGGAACGCCTGACGCAGGAGGTGCTGCGCGTGCGGGCACAGACCGATCTTCCGCTGCACGTGTTCGGCATCGGGCATCCCGAAAGCGTCCGGACGGTGATGCAGGCCGGGGCAGACAGTTGCGACAGCAGCAGTCCCCAGCGCACTGCCGCTGGGGGGCGAAGCTGGAGGGGTGAGGTGATGCCTGATGCCGCGCCCCACGAACGCCTGCGCCTGGCGATCCTGAACCTGCAGGCGTCTTCGGAGGCGGGCCGCGTTCCCGCCTGAATGTTCCCCTCCCTGCCATCATCTCTGACACCGTCCCCGGTCCTTTCGGAACCGGGGACGGTCTGTTTGCACCCCACCACTTTACAGGAGCACACGACGATGTCGAACAAAAGTTTATCCCCTGCCCGCCGCCAGCTGCGGCCACGTCCGGATGGTCGGACTGCTGCCCGCTTTTTCCGGAAACGCGGTCGTCCCCTGCCTGGCCGTTCCGCGACAGGACCGGGGGCCAGCTGCGGCACACGCTCCCCCTGGGGCCGTTTCATCCGCTGGATGGACCTCACAGCCCGGAAGCGCACACGGCAACCTTGGATCTACAAGGAACGTGGCCCTGCCCGGCAGCAGGCCGCCTGGACCGCGCAGGGTCAGCACATCGCTCGGCACCTCCAATGCTCTCGTCACTGACCCTGGCTCCCACGGGCAGTGTGCTGCTGACCGCCCCCACCGGGAGTGGGAAGACCCACGCCGCTCGGGAAGCTGCCCGCGCCTCCGTCGCCCAGGGGCACACGGTGCTGATGATCGTGCCGCTCAAAGCTCTCGCTGCCGAGATCCAGGCGCAGTGGCAGGCCGCGCTGCCAGAAGCGGTGGTCGCGCACTACACCAGCGATCAGCGCCGACACGTGCCGTACCAGGAGGCGAACATTCTGCTGATGACGCCCGAGCGACTGGATTTGTGCACCCGGTCGTGGCGCAGGCACAACCGCTGGTTGGCGCGTGTCGATCTGGTGATTGTGGACGAAGTGCATCTGATGCAGGACAAACACCGGGGGGCGCGGCTGGACGCGGGCCTGACCCGGCTGCGCGCCGTCGCGCCGCTGATCAGACTGCTGGCGATGAGTGCCACGGTGGGGGAGCCGCAGACGCTGGCCGCATGGCTCGGCGCGGTGCATCAGCGCAGCGAGGTGCGCCGGGTGCCGCTGCACTGGACCGCCCACATCGTGGCCAGCGTGGACCAGAAGCAAACCCAACTGCTGAGCCTCCTCCAACAACACAGCACGCTGGTGTTCGTCAACAGCCGGCGGCGAGCAGAGGAACTCGCCACCTGGCTCCGGCTCAACGGACAGCTCGCAGACGCGCACCATGCAGGCCTCCCGATGGGGCAGCGACATGAGGTCGAGGCCCGCTTCCGCAGCGGCGAGACACGCGTGCTGTGCTGCACCGCCGCGCTGGAGATGGGCCTGAACTTTCCCTGCGAAACCGTCGTGCTGTACGACCTCAGCCTGTGGCATACCGGAGTAGCCGAGCCGATCAGTCATGTCACCGCGTGGCAGCGGGCAGGCCGGGCGGGACGCACCCCTGGACAGCTGGCGAGTGTGCAGGTGATCGGCCTGAAGAAGGAAGCCCCCGCGCAGTACCTCCGGCCCGACTTCGAACCGCTGCGGAGTCCCCTCGGGCAGGACGTGGCGCTGCAGGACTTCGTGCTCGGAAGTATCGACGGTGGCCTGGCCCGCACGTCCGTGCAGCTCCAGCGCCTGTTACGTCAGAGTTTCGCGGCGCACACCGGCTCGCTCGATCCACGTGGGGCTGTGGCTGCCCTGATCAGCGGCGGCGGCCTGGAAGAGCACGGCGACACCCTGCACGTCACGCTGCTGGGCCGAGTGGCCAGCCAGGCGCTCCTGCCCCTGCGGGCCATGGCGTGCGTGAACTTCCTGCCGAACGACCCGTGTGTGCTGGACGCGCTGCTGACCCTCTGCCGGTCCGCGCTGACCAGTGGGCCGCGCCTGAATGATGCGGCGGAACTGCTGACCGAACCGCTGCTGCAACTCACACCGTCCCGCCTGCTCGATGCCGGGGAGTGGTTCCCCGCAGAGCAGCTCGCTCTGGCAGGGCTGCTGCTGAGTGCCTGCCAGCAGGGGGACGAGGAATGCGCGGCTGCCTATGGCCTGTACGCGGCGGACGTGCGGGCAGTGCGTGAAGAAGCGGCCCGCGTGCTGGACGCGTGGTGCACCTACCGACCTGAGGACCGTAAACTCTCGCTGATCCGCACCATGCTGCACGCGCAGCTGAGTCTCGATCACGCGACGCTGGCACTGCTGCCAGGGATCGGGACCGCCCTGGCACGCAGCCTCGCGCATGCAGGCTTCGAGGACATCGAGACGCTGGCGATGCAACCCACCGACGCGCTCCCGCAGGTTCCAGGCATCCGCGCTGCCCGGCTGGTTGCGCTGATTCAGGCGGCCGAGCAGCTGGTCAAGCGCCTGGAGTCCGATCCCACACGGGAGCCGCCTGCGGCAACACGCTCGGTGCTTCCACTGGACTGGCGCGGCCAGACTGACCCGCTGCGTCTCCAGCGTGCACGCGCGTTGGCGGTGGTGCAGGACGGCGACGGTTACCTGGTGACAGGCGGGGCCGCACCGCACCGGGTCACAGCGGCGCTGGCGTGTGACTGTCTGGATCACACCCGGCGGCGACGCTGTAAGCACGTGCTGGCGACCGAACGGTTCCTGGGCAACGCCGCGATTGTGCGAAACACTCAGCTGCTGGAATTGGACTGATCGCAGCCAGAGGACCAGCGGTGCACCGAGGACAGCACGAACTGGCGGGTAGGAATTTTAAAATTCCTACCCGCCAGTTCGTGTCTCATTGGGAATTTTAAAATTCCCAGATACGGCGGTTCAGTTCAGCAGCGCCTGCAACTGGTCGAGCAGGTGTTGAGCCTGCTGCTGCTGCTCGGGAGAAAGCTTGGAAAAGGCACGCGGCTGCAGCTTTCTCAGGGCCTGAAAGCGCTGCTCCACGCCAGACAGCGGCGCAGGTACAGTCAGCTGAGCGATGCTGGCACGCAACTGCTCGACGCTCAGCTGTTCATTGACCGCCCGCTCTAGCAGCGCCTGCTGCTGATCGGCTGGAGCCCTGGCAATCAGCACCGCCTTACTCTGCTGAATTACCCCTTCCTGGAGCGCCTGCAGCAGCAGGTCCGGCAGGTCCAGCACTGGCAGGCCATTCGCAACGAACGAGGTCCACTGCTCGCGCCCCAAGCGTTGAAACAGCCCTTCAAGTTCGGCGACCCGCTCGGCATCTTCCTGAGGGTGCTTTTTCAACTTACGCAGGGTGGCCTTGGCCTCCTGAGGACTTTGCTCCCACGACGCCGCGATCAGCCGCAGTTTGAAGGACACATCCTCGAAGCGGCTGAGGTCCTCCCGTTGCAGGTTTTCGATCAGCGACAACTGATCTGCCTCAGCGTCAGTGCAGGGATGCACCCGCACAGGCACACGGCTCAGCCCGGCCAGTTTGGCAGCCCGCAAGCGCCGCTCGCCGGCGATGACCTCATACTGCCCCCCAGGCTGCGGGCGAACGAGCAGCGGTTGCAAAACCCCGTTCTCGGTCAGACTGGCAGCCAGGGCTGCGAGGGCTGCTTCGGAAAAAAAGCGGCGCGGCTGATTGGACCGCGCACGCAACGCCGACACCGGGACCTCTGCGGCATCACTGGGTGCCGTCACGCGTTCAGCCAACTTCACATCACTGATCAGTCCGAGAAGCGCCTTTGACGTGTCCTTTTTCTGGGACTGTGTCATGCTGTCACCGCGAGATACCCGAGCAGCTGGCCGACAGCGGCCTGTACCTCAGCACGCGCTTCTCCCTTCGGTGCATACACCCCGACAGGCTGCTTCACCACCTGGCATTCGTCGTAGATCGCCGGGCGGGTCTTGATCGGCCCGCTGATATTCGGCAGCCCGGCCATCGCCGCTTCCTCAGCCGCTTTGGAATGGCTGGTCGTGCCACGCTGGGTAATCAGGTGAGAAAGAATATTCAGCGCAGGATTGTACTCACGATACGTCCGCACCATCTCATGGACTGTTTTCACCGCCGTCAGGCCCTTATTTCGGCTGCTGACAGGAATGATGACCTCATGGCTGGCGAACAGCGAAATCAGGACCGGCTTCCCGAGCGTCGGCGGCGTGTCAATCAGCACGTAATCGTAGGTCCCAGCATCGAGGACAGGGCGCAGCACCTTTTTCAACCGGTCGACCCCTCCGAGGTCCATCCCTGTCAGGAGTGCCTCGATCTTCGCCAGTTCAAGTCCTGAAGGAATCAGGTCCAGACCGTGCACATGGTGGGGTGTGGGAAATGGACCGTGATGCACCAGGGCATCGAACAGCGTGACAGTGGAGACATCCTCGGGGTCGACGCCCAGCCAGTCTGTCAGGTTCGCCTGAGGATCCAGATCAATCAGGAGCACACGGTGGCCGAGTTGGCCGAGCTCGTAGCCGATATCGCGGCAGGATGAGGTTTTGCCGACGCCACCTGCATGGCTGAAAAAAGTAATGACGGTGGTTTTACGCATGGCATCTCCTGAAGGACGAAGGGACGGCAGAGGTGAGGTTTGGGGACGGTGTGCTGCTTGTGCCGCTGGGGAGTATGCAGAATAGGGAACCAGGGCAGCAATCGGGTGGTCGTAGTGGACGATGACACTGGAGGTGCCTGTCTGGAGGAGAGCAGCGAGGCTCGCGCGCCACTGTGCACGGAGTGTGCGGCTGGACAGGCGTGGGGCTGTGTCCGCTGCTGAATCCAGAGACCGGAATTCTGTCAGTGGAATCAGCGCGGCGACAGGTTCGTCGTAGTGCGTGAGAATGACGTGCTGGTGCTGAAGCGATACGAGTTGAAGGACACGTTTCAGCTCCTTTCGGGCTTCGCTGACGGGAAGTGAGGTGCTGGTGACATGCCCGGGAACATTCAACATATGTTGTACAAATTGTAAATGTTGTACCATTCTTCGTCAAGCGTCAACGCTGGGAATTTTAAAATTCCCAGCAATCCTGAGCTTCCAGCATGGCCGCGCACAGCGCGGCCTCCTGCCCTATGACCATTTCAACACCCGCCTATCTGCCGACCTGGGCACGCTCCGGCCGCTGGCAGACCTTCGCCCACCAGCTGACCCGCTACTACACCAACCGGGGCGGTCTCAACGCCTGGACCCTGACCCTGCTTGATCCCAGCAGTCCACAGATCGCCTGGGCAAGCGCCCATCTGCGGCAGATCGCACTGAACCCAGCATTTCCCGAAGCCACCGGCTACCTCACCCTGGCACGGTCCGCCGCCCCCACCCTGGCAGAACTCACCGAACTGAACCTGCGCGGCTACCTCGCCCACGAAGCAGGCCACGTCCGCTTCAGCTGCGAACGACCCACCGAACCTGCCCTGGGCGAACTGTGGAACTACATCGAAGACGAGCGCATCGAACGCCGCATGGCACACGTCCATCCTGGCCTCGCCCCGATCTTCACCCGCATCGGCGATATCCACCTGCAACTCGCCGCCAATCGGGGCGACCTGAGCACCGCGAACCTGCTGCAATGGACGCTGCTCTGGCGCTGGGGGCACGACCACCCACTGTTCAACGATCGCCCCGCCGATCCTCGCTGGCCCGACGTGCGGCGCATCCTCGAAGCCGCCTGGGCCGCCCCCAGCAGTGAAGACGTGATCGAAGCAGCCCGCGAGATTCTGACCCTCCTCGACATGACCCCAGAGGAACAGATCGACACCATGCCCCAGATCAATGCGAGTGGCGGTGGCAGCGACCAGCGGGAAGAACCACCCGGTCAACCCTCCCCATCTCCTTCCCAGGAGACCCCCGACCCTGCTGCACAACAACCGCCTGGCCCACCCAATCAGCAGCAGAAAACTGACCCCGGCACCGACCAGAACGACACGCAGGGCACACCAGATCCTGACCAGCGCGGTGAGCCGGACAGCGCGTCAGTAGGCAGCGAACAGGACAAACACACCCAGGCGGACAGCAACCAGTCGGCAGCGTCCCCGTCAGGCGAAGCCCCCCAGAACAGCACCTCCACGCCCGACGCCGCTCAGGGTGACTCCTCGGGCGACACACAGCAGGACGGAACGCCTTCAGACGCGGGAGACAGTGAACAGCCGGGACGGGACGCGACCGGTCCTACCGCCCCCAGTTCCGACGCTGCGTCCCCGGCAGGCGGGTCCTCCGGGGACGCTCAGCAGGACAACAACGGCACGCCCTCCGGAACAGCCAGCGACCCTCAGCAGGACAGCGCGGAGTCCAGGCAGGAACCACGGACCCCCGGCACGACAGGGGAGGGGAGGGCGTCACTGGCCGATCCGGTCGCTCCCGACACCCTGACAGACGACCCCCGCAGCGTGATACCCACCAATCAGGCGGACAGCGGAGCTGAACCGCAGCTGG
The DNA window shown above is from Deinococcus ruber and carries:
- a CDS encoding DEAD/DEAH box helicase, producing the protein MLSSLTLAPTGSVLLTAPTGSGKTHAAREAARASVAQGHTVLMIVPLKALAAEIQAQWQAALPEAVVAHYTSDQRRHVPYQEANILLMTPERLDLCTRSWRRHNRWLARVDLVIVDEVHLMQDKHRGARLDAGLTRLRAVAPLIRLLAMSATVGEPQTLAAWLGAVHQRSEVRRVPLHWTAHIVASVDQKQTQLLSLLQQHSTLVFVNSRRRAEELATWLRLNGQLADAHHAGLPMGQRHEVEARFRSGETRVLCCTAALEMGLNFPCETVVLYDLSLWHTGVAEPISHVTAWQRAGRAGRTPGQLASVQVIGLKKEAPAQYLRPDFEPLRSPLGQDVALQDFVLGSIDGGLARTSVQLQRLLRQSFAAHTGSLDPRGAVAALISGGGLEEHGDTLHVTLLGRVASQALLPLRAMACVNFLPNDPCVLDALLTLCRSALTSGPRLNDAAELLTEPLLQLTPSRLLDAGEWFPAEQLALAGLLLSACQQGDEECAAAYGLYAADVRAVREEAARVLDAWCTYRPEDRKLSLIRTMLHAQLSLDHATLALLPGIGTALARSLAHAGFEDIETLAMQPTDALPQVPGIRAARLVALIQAAEQLVKRLESDPTREPPAATRSVLPLDWRGQTDPLRLQRARALAVVQDGDGYLVTGGAAPHRVTAALACDCLDHTRRRRCKHVLATERFLGNAAIVRNTQLLELD
- a CDS encoding ParB/RepB/Spo0J family partition protein; the encoded protein is MTAPSDAAEVPVSALRARSNQPRRFFSEAALAALAASLTENGVLQPLLVRPQPGGQYEVIAGERRLRAAKLAGLSRVPVRVHPCTDAEADQLSLIENLQREDLSRFEDVSFKLRLIAASWEQSPQEAKATLRKLKKHPQEDAERVAELEGLFQRLGREQWTSFVANGLPVLDLPDLLLQALQEGVIQQSKAVLIARAPADQQQALLERAVNEQLSVEQLRASIAQLTVPAPLSGVEQRFQALRKLQPRAFSKLSPEQQQQAQHLLDQLQALLN
- a CDS encoding ParA family protein, translating into MRKTTVITFFSHAGGVGKTSSCRDIGYELGQLGHRVLLIDLDPQANLTDWLGVDPEDVSTVTLFDALVHHGPFPTPHHVHGLDLIPSGLELAKIEALLTGMDLGGVDRLKKVLRPVLDAGTYDYVLIDTPPTLGKPVLISLFASHEVIIPVSSRNKGLTAVKTVHEMVRTYREYNPALNILSHLITQRGTTSHSKAAEEAAMAGLPNISGPIKTRPAIYDECQVVKQPVGVYAPKGEARAEVQAAVGQLLGYLAVTA